In the Salmo trutta chromosome 33, fSalTru1.1, whole genome shotgun sequence genome, one interval contains:
- the LOC115172399 gene encoding protein FAM177A1 isoform X1: MDTEKSSNMVKEFESVELGDMGMKKQKVPRRTIYFASGETMEEYSTDEDEEVQVSIAVKTSADPSKLNWGPYFWFHMWRVATSTISVCDYLGERMASLFGITSPKYQYAIDEYYRMKKEEDEEEEENRLSEEAERHFEEEHNQEIQQPAMEQPEGKASFVNVSFELDQDPTPDANRCPAPIPT, from the exons ATGGACACTGAAAAG AGCTCCAATATGGTGAAGGAGTTTGAGAGTGTGGAGCTGGGAGACATGGGGATGAAGAAGCAGAAGGTGCCCCGTAGGACGATTTACTTTGCCAGTGGCGAGACCATGGAGGAATACAGCACAGATGAAGATGAGGAAGTGCAAGTTTCTATCGCTGTTAAGACCTCAGCTGACCCG TCCAAGTTGAATTGGGGTCCATACTTTTGGTTTCACATGTGGAGAGTGGCAACCTCCACTATTTCAG TTTGTGACTATCTTGGGGAGAGAATGGCCTCATTGTTCGGAATTACCTCACCCAAGTACCAGTATGCTATTGACGAGTACTACAGAATGAAAAAGGAG gaggatgaggaggaggaggagaaccggCTGTCTGAGGAGGCAGAACGTCATTTTGAGGAGGAGCACAACCAGGAGATCCAGCAGCCAGCCATGGAGCAGCCGGAGGGCAAAGCCTCCTTCGTCAACGTCAGCTTCGAGCTGGATCAAGATCCCACACCTGATGCCAACAGATGTCCTGCCCCCATCCCCACCTAA
- the LOC115172399 gene encoding protein FAM177A1 isoform X2 — translation MVKEFESVELGDMGMKKQKVPRRTIYFASGETMEEYSTDEDEEVQVSIAVKTSADPSKLNWGPYFWFHMWRVATSTISVCDYLGERMASLFGITSPKYQYAIDEYYRMKKEEDEEEEENRLSEEAERHFEEEHNQEIQQPAMEQPEGKASFVNVSFELDQDPTPDANRCPAPIPT, via the exons ATGGTGAAGGAGTTTGAGAGTGTGGAGCTGGGAGACATGGGGATGAAGAAGCAGAAGGTGCCCCGTAGGACGATTTACTTTGCCAGTGGCGAGACCATGGAGGAATACAGCACAGATGAAGATGAGGAAGTGCAAGTTTCTATCGCTGTTAAGACCTCAGCTGACCCG TCCAAGTTGAATTGGGGTCCATACTTTTGGTTTCACATGTGGAGAGTGGCAACCTCCACTATTTCAG TTTGTGACTATCTTGGGGAGAGAATGGCCTCATTGTTCGGAATTACCTCACCCAAGTACCAGTATGCTATTGACGAGTACTACAGAATGAAAAAGGAG gaggatgaggaggaggaggagaaccggCTGTCTGAGGAGGCAGAACGTCATTTTGAGGAGGAGCACAACCAGGAGATCCAGCAGCCAGCCATGGAGCAGCCGGAGGGCAAAGCCTCCTTCGTCAACGTCAGCTTCGAGCTGGATCAAGATCCCACACCTGATGCCAACAGATGTCCTGCCCCCATCCCCACCTAA